A region of Solea solea chromosome 7, fSolSol10.1, whole genome shotgun sequence DNA encodes the following proteins:
- the LOC131462763 gene encoding uncharacterized protein LOC131462763 translates to MHFSILTKGATFHRTTITPSLFGCPLCPRFRTTKDKASKRHVNRHIEMGVQVQDTLICRCNMPCRDRGHYHCLYCAITILRKEDLYSHLSRCQNSPPPPANLSSALLSSLSLPLKDAVAPVVSVEHSNSLPPSVTSVSVQPFYAHSSTPSPQLPTLSEKSFQLPTGKPSEPPKSPKEAVGLGYSLDYGINTATEEILKHEVLEELLECKFFTKSTVAICKNRQKEAEEAHAALCVLVEHDGSQDQICLSVHEPTISHFCSLGRVVVTYDNKKHTWHCPCVKVNTSCPHKDIAKWHLLQTQKKLFTWL, encoded by the exons ATGCATTTCTCCATCTTAACAAAAGGAGCTACTTTCCACAGAACAACCATCACACCGTCACTATTTGGTTGTCCTCTGTGTCCAAGGTTCAGGACGACAAAGGACAAGGCGAGTAAGAGGCACGTGAATCGACACATTGAAATGGGAGTGCAAGTCCAGG ATACGTTAATCTGCCGATGCAACATGCCATGCCGGGACAGGGGTCATTACCACTGCTTGTATTGTGCCATAACAATCTTACGCAAAGAAGACCTATATTCACATCTGTCTAGATGTCAAAATTCACCTCCACCACCAGCTAACCTCAGCTCAGCTTTACTATCCTCATTGTCCTTGCCCCTCAAGGATGCTGTTGCACCTGTAGTAAGTGTAGAGCATTCCAACAGCCTTCCACCATCCGTGACATCAGTGAGTGTACAGCCTTTTTACGCACACTCTTCCACACCATCACCCCAGTTGCCAACGTTGTCAGAAAAATCTTTTCAGTTACCCACAGGCAAACCGTCGGAGCCTCCCAAATCACCCAAGGAAGCAGTCGGCCTGGGCTATTCACTCGATTACGGTATCAACACTGCTACTGAGGAAATACTCAAACATGAGGTCCTTGAGGAATTGTTGGAGTGCAAGTTTTTCACCAAGTCCACAGTGGCAATTtgcaaaaacaggcaaaaagaagcagaggaagctcatgcagctttgtgtgtgttggtggaACACGATGGTTCTCAAGATCAGATTTGTCTCTCTGTGCACGAGCCCACAATATCTCACTTCTGCAGTTTAGGCAGGGTTGTAGTGACgtatgacaataaaaaacacacatggcaTTGTCCCTGCGTAAAGGTAAATACATCCTGCCCACACAAGGACATTGCAAAATGGCATCTTTTACAAACCCAGAAAAAACTTTTTACGTGGCTGTAG
- the exosc5 gene encoding exosome complex component RRP46 gives MEACNTSDVTLRAFGCEHNLLSRPDGSASFVQGDTSVYAGVYGPAEVKVSKEIYDRATLEVLIQPKVGLPSVRERSQEQCVRETCEASLLLSLHPRSSLTLVLQVLHDDGSLLSCFLNAACMALMDAGLPMSCLFCGVTCAISADGQIITDPTAAQEKESRALMTFAVDSRDRKVLMSTTKGSFSVHELQQCIAVSQKASEKMFQFYRESVKRRYSKNL, from the exons ATGGAGGCGTGCAACACTTCAGATGTGACTCTCAGAGCGTTTGGATGTGAACACAACTTACTTTCTCGACCCGATGGTTCAGCGTCTTTCGTCCAAG GAGACACGAGTGTGTATGCTGGAGTGTACGGACCAGCTGAGGTCAAAGTCAGCAAAGAGATCTATGACCGGGCGACATTGGAGGTGTTGATACAGCCTAAAGTGGGATTACCAA GTGTAAGGGAGCGATCGCAGGAGCAGTGTGTGCGAGAAACCTGCGAGGCATCTCTGCTCCTGTCACTTCACCCTCGCTCCTCCCTCACCCTCGTTCTTCAGGTGTTGCACGATGATGGCTCG CTCTTGTCTTGCTTTTTGAACGCAGCCTGTATGGCGCTCATGGATGCCGGTCTGCCTATGAGCTGCCTCTTCTGTGGAGTGACATGTGCCATCAGTGCAGACGGTCAGATCATCACAGACCCCACTGCTGCTCAGGAAAAG GAAAGTCGAGCTTTGATGACCTTTGCAGTTGACAGCAGAGACCGCAAAGTACTGATGTCGACAACCAAAGGATCATTTTCAGTCCACGag ctgcagcagtgcaTAGCAGTCAGCCAGAAAGCATCAGAGAAGATGTTCCAGTTTTACCGGGAGTCTGTCAAACGGCGATACTCCAAAAACCTCTGA
- the tmem91 gene encoding synapse differentiation-inducing gene protein 1 — protein MENQNELEHPLLGENPNNSRASAPGLGPGTGQAPAPLFKGMLVKCEEDRAYPPLAWRGYCGHPPELQQQQLLDPCSLPRTLDSFYPPAPIWGHTDSLLSKDYLETTFVDIRPGSTLERKLLAEAQDFHSMSYSMDDEDDLLPDSDDSSIDDFSDTDSESNFPLMIPQDYLGLAFFSMLCCFWPLGIAAFYLSQKTNKAAAQGDFHGANAASRQALWLSVLSIVFGIITYICAIAALISYLSGKPP, from the exons ATGGAGAATCAGAATGAACTGGAGCACCCTCTTCTGGGAGAAAATCCCAATAACAGCCGGGCATCCGCTCCGGGGCTGGGGCCCGGGACTGGACAGGCCCCGGCTCCTCTGTTCAAGGGAATGTTGGTCAAGTGTGAGGAGGACAGAGCCTATCCTCCCTTAGCATGGAGAGGCTACTGTGGACATCCTCctgagcttcagcagcagcagctactggACCCTTGTTCCTTACCCCGCACACTGGATTCTTTTTACCCGCCAGCTCCAATCTGGGGCCACACGGACTCCCTGCTCAGCAAAGATTACCTGGAGACCACCTTTGTGGACATTCGGCCTGGCTCCACGCTGGAGAGGAAGCTGCTGGCCGAGGCGCAGGACTTCCACAGCATGTCCTACAGCATGGACGATGAGGATGACCTGCTTCCTGACTCTGAC GACTCGTCCATTGATGACTTCAGTGATACAGACAGTGAGAGCAACTTCCCTCTGATGATCCCTCAGGACTATCTGGGTCTGGCCTTTTTCTCCATGCTCTGCTGCTTCTGGCCCCTGGGCATCGCTGCTTTCTACCTTTCACagaag ACCAACAAGGCAGCGGCTCAGGGGGATTTTCACGGGGCCAATGCAGCGTCACGGCAGGCTCTGTGGCTCTCGGTGCTCTCCATTGTGTTTGGAATCATCACGTACATCTGTGCCATCGCTGCACTCATCTCCTACCTGTCTGGGAAACCACCATAA